One Vibrio sp. CDRSL-10 TSBA genomic region harbors:
- a CDS encoding Nif3-like dinuclear metal center hexameric protein, with amino-acid sequence MNNLQLETLLNDTLSPQLIKDYCPNGLQVEGKSEVKKIVTGVTASKALIDKAIELKADALLVHHGYFWKGENEAIRGMKGTRIRQLIKHDINLLAYHLPLDIHPELGNNAQLAKRLGITVEGGLEGHPQSVAMYGSLAEELSGEQLAQRISQVLNRAPLHIAPEMADKPIRKVAWCTGGGQDYIELAAAQGMDAFISGEISERTTYSARELNIHYFSAGHHATERYGVKALGEWLADEHGFEVEFVDIDNPV; translated from the coding sequence ATGAATAATTTACAACTTGAAACGTTGCTCAACGACACACTGTCGCCACAGCTGATTAAAGATTATTGCCCGAACGGTTTGCAGGTTGAGGGTAAATCGGAAGTAAAAAAAATTGTTACCGGTGTGACGGCCTCTAAGGCGCTGATAGATAAAGCGATAGAGCTTAAGGCTGATGCTTTGCTGGTCCATCATGGCTACTTCTGGAAAGGTGAAAATGAGGCGATTCGCGGTATGAAAGGTACGCGCATCCGTCAGTTAATTAAGCATGATATCAACCTGCTGGCCTACCATTTACCGCTTGATATCCATCCTGAGCTGGGTAATAACGCGCAACTGGCGAAGCGACTTGGTATTACGGTTGAAGGCGGATTGGAAGGACATCCGCAATCGGTGGCGATGTATGGCTCATTGGCGGAGGAGCTGAGCGGAGAGCAATTGGCACAACGCATCAGCCAGGTACTCAACCGGGCGCCGCTGCACATTGCCCCGGAGATGGCAGACAAACCGATTAGAAAAGTCGCCTGGTGTACCGGTGGTGGTCAGGATTATATTGAACTGGCGGCAGCGCAGGGCATGGATGCGTTTATCTCCGGTGAAATATCAGAACGCACTACATACAGCGCTCGTGAGCTCAACATTCACTATTTCTCTGCGGGTCATCACGCAACAGAACGCTATGGGGTGAAGGCGCTGGGAGAATGGCTGGCGGACGAGCACGGATTTGAGGTTGAATTTGTCGATATCGATAATCCGGTCTAA